Proteins encoded together in one Salvelinus namaycush isolate Seneca chromosome 26, SaNama_1.0, whole genome shotgun sequence window:
- the exosc8 gene encoding exosome complex component RRP43 — MAAGFKTAEPLEYHLRFLKENCRSDGRELGEFRTTTLNIGSISTADGSALVKIGNTTVMCGIKGELANPPVDAPNKGYIVPNVDLPPLCSSRFRPGPPGEQAQAASQFIADVIESSAVIQKEDLCIVKGKLCWVLYCDIMCLDYDGNLLEACLIALLAALKNARLPEVTVNKETEAPEVNLEKRTSLNIHKHPVGASFIVFDDSIMIVDPTAEEESLSTATITVVTDEEERLCALHKPGGTSLSGEKLQDCISRATTRHREVRKLIDKVIQSAKTPK, encoded by the exons ATGGCGGCTGGATTCAA AACTGCTGAGCCCTTGGAATACCACCTGAGGTTTCTG AAAGAGAACTGCCGTTCTGATGGAAGGGAGCTGGGTGAATTCAGAACCACGACATTGAATATAG GTTCTATATCCACAGCAGACGGCTCAGCCCTGGTGAAGATTGGAAACACCACAGTCATGTGTGGCATCAAAGGG GAACTGGCAAACCCACCAGTGGATGCACCCAATAAAGGTTACATTG taCCCAATGTAGACCTGCCGCCTCTGTGTTCGTCACGGTTCCGTCCTGGACCACCCGGGGAACAGGCTCAGGCCGCCAGCCAGTTCATCGCTGATGTCATCGAGAG CTCTGCCGTCATCCAGAAAGAGGACTTATGCATTGTGAAAGGAAAG CTGTGTTGGGTCCTGTACTGTGACATCATGTGTCTGGACTACGATGGCAACTTGTTGGAGGCCTGTCTCATCGCCCTGCTGGCTGCTCTTAAGAACG CGCGTCTCCCAGAGGTGACAGTCAACAAAGAGACAGAGGCTCCTGAGGTGAACCTGGAGAAAAGGACGAGTCTGAACATCCACAAACACCCCGTCGGGGCCTCTTTCATTGTGTTTGACGA CTCTATAATGATTGTCGATCCCACCGCTGAGGAAGAGAGCCTGTCTACAGCCACAATCACAGTGGTAACAGACGAGGAAGAGCGACTCTGCGCCCTCCACAAGCCAG GTGGTACATCATTATCAGGTGAGAAGCTTCAGGATTGTATCAGCAGAGCCACGACGAGACACAGGGAGGTCCGCAAACTCATCGACAAAGTCATACAGAGTGCCAAGACAccgaaataa
- the alg5 gene encoding dolichyl-phosphate beta-glucosyltransferase: MDCLCEIIHCLVVLAVAALIVVLLIAHLTAGMVDLKRHEKEKLFLTATGKKEPFPSLHDPSSLELSVIVPAYNEELRMPVMMEEAMGYLENRQKQQPLFTYEVIVVDDGSSDQTTEVALQYTRKYGADKVRVLTLVENRGKGGAVRMGTLSSRGKLILMADADGATKFADVEKVEAGLHDVNIKPENMAISCGSRAHLEEEAVASRSMFRTFLMYGFHFLVWFFCVRGIKDTQCGFKLFTREAALKTFSSLHVERWAFDVELLYIAQCFKIPIAEVAVNWTEIEGSKLVPVWSWLQMGRDLVFIRLRYITGAWRLESPRKTD; the protein is encoded by the exons ATGGATTGTCTATGTGAAATAATTCACTGTCTGGTTGTATTGGCAGTGGCTGCTTTGATCGTG GTGCTGCTGATAGCCCATCTGACTGCCGGGATGGTGGACCTGAAGCGTCATGAGAAGGAGAAGTTGTTCCTGACCGCGACTGGAAAGAAGGAGCCCTTCCCCAGCCTTCATGACCCCAGCTCCCTGGAGCTGTCTGTAATAGTGCCTGCCTACAATGAGGAGCTACGAA TGCCTGTGATGATGGAGGAAGCTATGGGATACCTGGAGAACAGACAG aaACAGCAGCCGTTGTTTACCTATGAGGTCATTGTGGTGGACGACGGCAGCAGTGACCAAACAACAGAG GTTGCCTTGCAGTACACCAGGAAGTATGGCGCAGACAAAGTCCGAGTCCTGACCCTGGTGGAAAACAGAGGGAAAGGAGGGGCCGTCAGGAtg ggtacTCTGAGTTCCAGAGGGAAGCTGATATTGATGGCTGACGCGGACGGAGCCACTAAGTTTGCAGACGTGGAGAAGGTGGAGGCCGGCCTTCATGACGTAAACATCAAACCA GAGAACATGGCTATATCCTGTGGGTCCAGAGCACACCTGGAGGAGGAGGCAGTCGCTTCG CGGTCTATGTTCCGTACGTTCCTGATGTATGGGTTCCACTTCCTGGTTTGGTTTTTCTGTGTGCGAGGCATCAAGGACACGCAGTGTGGCTTCAAGCTCTTCACCCGCGAGGCCGCCCTCAAGACCTTCTCCTCCCTACACGTGGAGCGATG GGCCTTTGACGTGGAGCTGCTGTACATCGCTCAGTGCTTTAAGATCCCCATAGCCGAGGTGGCCGTCAATTGGACTGAGATAGAAG GGTCTAAGCTGGTGCCAGTGTGGAGCTGGCTACAGATGGGTAGAGACCTGGTGTTCATCCGCCTGCGTTACATCACTGGTGCCTGGAGACTGGAGAGCCCTCGCAAGACCGACTAG